One Brassica oleracea var. oleracea cultivar TO1000 chromosome C7, BOL, whole genome shotgun sequence genomic window carries:
- the LOC106301737 gene encoding PXMP2/4 family protein 2-like produces the protein MIKLWRWYQRCLTVHPVKTQVISSGFLWGFGDVTAQYITHSTAKPPPLLRLSDKDKEADRDAEFKVNWKRVAITSMFGLGFVGPVGHFWYEGLDKFIKLRLRYVPKSTRFVAAKVAMDGLIFGPIDLLVFFTYMGYATGKNTSEVKEGLKRDFLPALALEGGAWPLLQIANFRYVPVQYQLLYVNIFCLIDSAFLSWVDQQKDAAWKQWFTTPFLTPKERGGTDGV, from the exons ATGATAAAGCTTTGGAGATGGTACCAGAGATGCCTGACGGTTCATCCAGTGAAAACGCAGGTCATCAGCTCCGGCTTCCTCTGGGGATTCGGCGATGTCACCGCTCAATACATCACTCATTCCACTGCCAAACCTCCTCCTCTTCTTCGTCTCTCC GACAAGGATAAAGAGGCAGACAGAGATGCTGAATTCAAGGTCAACTGGAAGCGAGTAGCAATCACGAGCATGTTCGGGCTTGGTTTTGTCGGACCTGTTGGCCACTTCTG GTACGAAGGGTTGGATAAATTCATAAAACTGAGGCTTCGATATGTACCAAAGTCAACACGTTTTGTAGCAGCCAAAGTTGCAATGGATGGTCTTATCTTCGGCCCCATAGATCTGCTGGTCTTCTTCACATACATGGGTTACGCCACGGGCAAGAACACATCTGAAGTGAAAGAAGGACTCAAGAGGGATTTTCTTCCGGCTCTAGCTCTTGAAGGAGGAGCATGGCCGCTTCTTCAGATCGCTAACTTCAGATACGTTCCTGTGCAGTACCAGCTTCTTTACGTCAACATCTTTTGCCTTATAGACAGCGCTTTTCTCTCGTGGGTCGACCAACAGAAAGATGCAGCTTGGAAGCAATGGTTCACTACTCCGTTTCTAACGCCTAAAGAACGAGGTGGCACTGATGGAGTATGA
- the LOC106304620 gene encoding uncharacterized acetyltransferase At3g50280-like — protein MADVTVISSSIVRPQNLNQSCRTKIHPTPFDLKLLYVDYPQRGLLFHKPDPETHIISRLKTSLSTALDIYFPFSGRLVKEENLEDNTVSFYIDCDEHGSSGAKFVHAESKSLSVSDILQLHGSVPDFMSHFFPSVDVKSINGLTEPLLALQVTEVKDGVFISFGYNHMIADGASIRSFFNTWSKICSDDSDNQKNHNPLKLRGWFLDGISFPIRVPASETAVPSPRQETSLRPTSNERVFHFTKRNLSNLKAKANNEAGSSDLIISSLQALSAHLWRSTVRHSGMSRDEETHCKLTVDMRQRLNPPLEKECFGNLILLGVATVTVGELLDNQMGWAALQISKMVHSQTDEKFKTFAKNWVRDVKILEKGCGSPKVFDSVVMSSSPWFDVYGNDFGWGKPIAARAGPGNSMRGKLVLFQGIEEGSIDVHATLCSHVLVKLLADVEFLENVTIT, from the coding sequence ATGGCAGATGTGACTGTAATTTCTTCAAGCATTGTTCGACCCCAAAACCTAAACCAATCTTGTCGAACAAAAATCCATCCCACTCCATTTGATCTTAAGCTTCTTTACGTTGATTATCCTCAAAGAGGTCTTCTCTTTCACAAACCCGACCCGGAAACCCATATCATCTCTCGGTTAAAGACATCTCTTTCAACTGCTTTAGACATCTACTTCCCCTTCTCCGGTCGTCTTGTCAAAGAGGAGAATCTTGAAGATAACACTGTGTCGTTTTACATCGACTGTGACGAGCACGGCTCATCTGGTGCTAAGTTCGTCCATGCCGAATCCAAATCATTGTCGGTGAGTGACATTCTTCAGCTTCATGGCTCTGTTCCAGATTTCATGAGTCATTTCTTCCCATCTGTCGACGTTAAAAGCATCAACGGCCTCACGGAGCCCTTGCTTGCGCTGCAAGTCACCGAGGTAAAAGATGGTGTTTTCATCAGTTTCGGTTATAATCACATGATCGCTGATGGAGCTTCCATTCGGAGTTTCTTTAATACTTGGTCCAAGATATGCTCTGATGATTCCGACAATCAGAAGAACCACAACCCTCTTAAACTCAGAGGATGGTTCCTTGACGGGATCAGTTTCCCGATACGTGTCCCAGCTTCAGAGACGGCGGTCCCTTCTCCAAGACAAGAAACTTCTTTGCGTCCCACTTCGAATGAAAGAGTTTTTCACTTCACAAAAAGGAATCTTTCAAATCTCAAAGCCAAAGCCAACAATGAAGCTGGCTCCAGTGACCTGATTATCTCGTCCTTACAAGCGCTTTCTGCACATTTATGGAGGTCCACAGTCAGACACAGTGGTATGAGCCGAGATGAAGAAACGCATTGCAAATTAACCGTTGATATGAGGCAGAGACTAAACCCTCCTCTTGAGAAAGAGTGCTTCGGAAACTTGATCCTCCTGGGGGTAGCTACGGTCACGGTTGGGGAACTGCTGGATAATCAGATGGGTTGGGCTGCTTTGCAAATAAGTAAAATGGTGCACTCGCAAACGGATGAAAAGTTCAAAACTTTTGCAAAGAATTGGGTCAGAGACGTAAAGATACTAGAAAAAGGTTGTGGGAGTCCAAAGGTTTTTGATTCTGTGGTTATGTCAAGCTCTCCTTGGTTTGATGTGTATGGAAACGATTTCGGTTGGGGTAAGCCGATTGCAGCTAGAGCTGGACCCGGAAATAGTATGAGAGGCAAGCTTGTGCTTTTTCAGGGGATTGAAGAAGGAAGTATTGATGTTCATGCGACCTTATGTTCTCATGTGCTTGTGAAGTTATTGGCTGATGTTGAATTTTTAGAGAATGTGACCATTACTTGA